Proteins encoded in a region of the Desulfovibrio desulfuricans genome:
- a CDS encoding DUF1320 domain-containing protein: MYATVADMQARYGAQLVALAGTTADKQVDLAAVERALTAACAEMDLVLSVRYAVPIGITPVPPVLRRIAEDLAASALPRNGASEASMYERRAREARDLLDKLAAGKAALGAGASPAQPSGPSTSGGIAYYAPPSDFRRKLEDL; encoded by the coding sequence ATGTACGCCACCGTTGCAGACATGCAGGCCCGGTACGGGGCGCAGCTCGTGGCGCTGGCGGGCACAACTGCGGACAAGCAGGTCGACCTGGCCGCCGTGGAGCGTGCTCTCACTGCGGCATGCGCCGAGATGGATTTGGTGCTGTCCGTGCGTTACGCCGTGCCCATTGGCATCACGCCAGTGCCGCCTGTGCTGCGCCGCATCGCGGAGGACTTGGCGGCATCGGCTCTGCCCCGTAACGGTGCGTCAGAGGCCAGCATGTACGAGCGGCGGGCGCGTGAGGCCAGGGATCTGCTGGACAAACTGGCGGCTGGAAAGGCTGCGCTGGGCGCGGGCGCAAGTCCGGCCCAGCCCTCCGGCCCGTCCACAAGCGGCGGTATTGCCTATTATGCCCCGCCCTCTGATTTTAGGCGCAAGCTGGAGGATCTGTAG
- a CDS encoding DUF2190 family protein, whose amino-acid sequence MPNTRLFKTFQVSGEIAPYRIVTVDADMLATQATAATHALIGTSDELGKQPNGTVDVAMSDIPEVESGAAIAVGDPLTADAEGRAVKATATGQHIIGLAFAAASGAGEIIDYIYSPGLMAVSV is encoded by the coding sequence ATGCCTAACACCAGACTTTTCAAAACCTTCCAGGTCAGTGGCGAAATTGCCCCGTACCGCATCGTCACTGTGGATGCCGATATGCTGGCTACTCAGGCCACAGCCGCCACTCACGCTCTGATTGGCACGTCTGACGAGCTTGGCAAACAGCCCAACGGCACTGTGGACGTTGCCATGTCCGACATCCCGGAAGTCGAGTCCGGGGCCGCCATCGCAGTGGGCGACCCCCTTACCGCCGATGCCGAGGGCCGCGCCGTCAAGGCGACTGCCACCGGCCAGCACATCATCGGTCTTGCTTTTGCCGCAGCCAGTGGCGCTGGAGAAATCATCGACTACATCTACTCTCCCGGTCTTATGGCCGTGAGCGTCTAA
- a CDS encoding phage tail tape measure protein, which produces MKTSLIIDLAGNLQDRARQYSQALSGMAGRANAAFAGMRSAAATAGRGMDQLAGRYTASIAGLGVTYKATQAVMDSAKLDKFLARVAITGEASAQQAASLRTELYDMSRQTGRPMQDLLDGFYGLIQSGQSWEQALGTIRAINPAMAVTGAKAETLGSAMSVAAQAFKFDLADVKTATLVLDQMTQAGFAGNAELEDLASIFGRVGNSAKNAGMDFTQTLAFIERLSLVERQPERLATLVDSTLRLFTNNNYLKDAAKATGVKFYDAKGEKRAAVDVFKDIRERYKHFKTDAQRDKAFASAFAKTDLDTQRGIRILLDGNALEDIEKMNADIKDAGGTIQKKLPDAIKNSVDQVGRLKAALGKAADEFAQPINDVISRTIGKVLDDGKIGGKELLVGGAAAGLAGFGAIKLAGRGLARMGGSFAGGMASRMAQGMGGLAGLKLPLPVYVVNGQMSLMRDAMLGKDGAVLPEGGTGKPGKTPKGKGGRFGRGLGRIGGMGLAAATAYGAYEIMADDQATIGDKAGAIVDTAGQAAGGWAGGALGAKIGASIGTFIAPGLGTAIGGALGGVVGGIAGSGLAQSMTNAVKGWLGLGDDKADDPASKLMQRAAEMMQSAAQQMAAATANGVAVDVNVQGNAQATLRGGNGNVYSGASYAQTINNVMLGD; this is translated from the coding sequence ATGAAAACATCGCTCATCATTGATCTCGCAGGCAATCTGCAAGACCGCGCCCGCCAGTACTCGCAGGCTCTGTCTGGCATGGCCGGGCGGGCCAATGCTGCCTTTGCGGGCATGCGGTCTGCGGCGGCCACTGCGGGGCGAGGTATGGACCAGCTCGCAGGGCGCTATACTGCGAGCATCGCCGGGCTTGGCGTTACGTACAAGGCCACGCAGGCCGTCATGGACAGCGCCAAGCTGGACAAGTTCCTCGCCCGTGTGGCGATCACGGGCGAGGCCTCGGCTCAGCAGGCGGCAAGCCTGCGCACTGAGCTGTACGACATGTCCCGTCAGACAGGCCGACCCATGCAGGATTTGCTGGACGGCTTTTACGGCCTTATCCAATCAGGGCAAAGCTGGGAGCAGGCTCTCGGCACCATCCGGGCCATCAATCCGGCAATGGCCGTCACCGGAGCCAAAGCCGAGACCCTCGGCTCCGCCATGAGCGTGGCGGCGCAGGCATTCAAGTTTGACCTGGCCGACGTCAAAACCGCAACCCTTGTGCTGGATCAGATGACTCAGGCGGGCTTTGCGGGCAATGCCGAACTGGAGGATTTGGCAAGCATCTTTGGCCGCGTGGGCAACAGCGCCAAAAATGCGGGTATGGATTTTACACAGACCTTGGCTTTTATCGAGCGTTTAAGCCTTGTTGAGCGCCAGCCCGAGCGGTTGGCAACACTCGTTGATTCCACATTGCGGCTGTTTACCAACAACAACTACCTCAAGGATGCGGCCAAGGCCACGGGTGTCAAATTTTATGACGCCAAGGGCGAAAAGCGGGCCGCCGTGGATGTGTTCAAGGACATCCGCGAGCGGTACAAGCATTTTAAGACAGATGCCCAACGCGACAAGGCGTTTGCCTCTGCCTTTGCCAAAACAGACCTCGACACCCAGCGCGGCATTCGTATCCTTCTTGATGGCAATGCCCTAGAAGATATCGAAAAGATGAACGCCGACATCAAGGACGCAGGCGGTACTATTCAAAAAAAACTGCCTGACGCCATCAAAAACTCCGTCGATCAGGTAGGCCGCCTCAAGGCCGCCCTAGGCAAGGCGGCAGATGAATTTGCGCAGCCCATCAACGACGTGATCAGCCGCACGATCGGCAAGGTACTGGACGACGGCAAAATTGGCGGCAAGGAGCTGCTGGTGGGCGGCGCTGCCGCCGGGCTGGCTGGATTTGGTGCGATCAAACTTGCAGGGCGTGGCCTTGCCCGCATGGGCGGGAGCTTTGCGGGAGGCATGGCCAGCCGTATGGCTCAAGGCATGGGCGGTCTTGCCGGGCTTAAGCTGCCGTTGCCGGTCTACGTTGTCAACGGGCAGATGTCCCTCATGCGCGATGCCATGCTTGGCAAGGACGGTGCCGTGCTGCCCGAGGGCGGCACAGGTAAGCCGGGCAAAACCCCCAAGGGCAAAGGCGGCAGGTTTGGCCGTGGCCTTGGCCGCATTGGCGGCATGGGTCTGGCAGCCGCCACCGCCTACGGAGCCTACGAGATCATGGCCGATGACCAGGCAACCATCGGCGATAAGGCCGGGGCCATTGTCGACACCGCCGGGCAGGCCGCAGGTGGATGGGCAGGCGGCGCTCTTGGTGCCAAGATCGGCGCGTCTATCGGCACATTTATCGCGCCCGGCCTAGGCACTGCCATCGGCGGCGCACTTGGCGGCGTTGTTGGCGGCATCGCCGGATCAGGCCTGGCGCAGAGCATGACCAATGCCGTCAAAGGCTGGTTGGGCCTTGGCGATGACAAGGCCGACGACCCCGCGTCAAAACTCATGCAACGTGCTGCGGAGATGATGCAGTCTGCCGCACAGCAGATGGCAGCGGCCACAGCCAACGGCGTGGCCGTTGACGTCAACGTGCAGGGCAATGCTCAGGCCACGCTCCGTGGCGGTAACGGCAACGTGTACAGCGGGGCCAGCTATGCGCAGACCATCAACAACGTGATGCTGGGGGACTGA
- a CDS encoding phage protease, translating into MPKHPIHIFRAGSHTAMQGQTIAFGEADLAASAAAYDPAKHEAPIVVGHPTADAPAFGWVQSLAAEGGDLNAMPRQVDPAFAEAVSKGRFKKVSASFYQPDSPHNPVPGVYYLRHVGFLGAQPPAVKGLNPVQFADNGDDCVSFEFAEEDVTGIVRRMAGLFRGLRDYFVDKEGLDKADAIIPAWTMDWLQEDAAVAAAKTADIPAFQESNMDKNKNGAELIAQCGTTEDPRVAELERQLASFAEKSRRADAQTAVDKALADGRLTPGMAVGLVDFLVSLDTDTAVSFGEGDNATTATPNAFMTAFLARLPQQVSYGEISKPDHDTIEGLTPQDVAQKALCYQETMRGKGITVTTTDAVAAVISGVAAKEAPNA; encoded by the coding sequence ATGCCCAAACATCCCATCCACATTTTCCGTGCTGGCAGCCACACGGCCATGCAGGGGCAGACTATCGCGTTCGGCGAGGCAGACCTCGCCGCCAGCGCCGCCGCCTATGACCCTGCAAAACACGAGGCCCCCATTGTTGTCGGCCATCCCACGGCAGACGCCCCGGCCTTTGGCTGGGTGCAGAGCCTCGCCGCAGAAGGCGGAGACCTCAACGCCATGCCCCGCCAGGTGGACCCGGCCTTTGCCGAGGCCGTATCCAAGGGGCGCTTTAAAAAGGTCAGCGCCAGTTTTTACCAACCCGATAGCCCGCACAACCCCGTACCCGGCGTCTACTACCTGCGCCACGTCGGTTTTTTGGGCGCACAGCCTCCGGCGGTCAAGGGCCTCAACCCGGTCCAGTTTGCCGACAACGGCGACGACTGCGTGTCGTTTGAGTTCGCGGAGGAGGACGTGACCGGCATTGTGCGCCGCATGGCCGGGCTGTTTCGGGGCCTGCGCGATTATTTTGTGGACAAGGAGGGCCTTGATAAGGCCGACGCCATCATTCCGGCGTGGACCATGGACTGGCTGCAAGAGGACGCCGCCGTGGCCGCCGCAAAAACCGCCGATATCCCGGCATTTCAGGAGAGCAACATGGACAAAAATAAAAATGGGGCTGAGCTGATCGCGCAGTGCGGCACCACAGAAGACCCGCGCGTGGCCGAACTGGAGCGGCAGCTCGCCAGCTTTGCCGAAAAATCCCGTCGCGCTGATGCGCAAACAGCAGTGGACAAAGCCCTGGCCGATGGCCGCCTTACCCCCGGCATGGCCGTGGGCCTGGTGGATTTTTTGGTCAGTCTCGACACCGATACCGCAGTCAGCTTTGGCGAGGGTGACAACGCAACCACGGCCACGCCCAACGCGTTTATGACCGCGTTTTTGGCCCGCCTGCCCCAACAGGTGTCGTATGGCGAGATCAGCAAGCCCGACCACGACACCATTGAGGGCCTCACTCCGCAGGACGTGGCCCAAAAAGCCCTCTGCTATCAGGAGACCATGCGCGGCAAGGGCATCACCGTAACCACCACCGATGCCGTGGCCGCTGTGATCAGCGGTGTTGCGGCCAAGGAGGCCCCCAATGCCTAA
- a CDS encoding phage tail sheath C-terminal domain-containing protein: MAISFNGIGNNVRVPLTYIEFDNSGAVRGTPVMEWRVLLMGHPETDNTGETLKPVLITSADQAAGLWGRGSQIASMARMALRNGSMLEMYCMAVPEDAAAVAAKGLVTLTGQCTVTGVVSLYIGGTRVRAKAVAGETLATTAARLAAAINADGTLPVTAVASADNAGLINLTCRWKGATGNALDVRLNYASEDALPTGLRASITAMSGGAADPDMDQVVAKLGDTWWKALVTPWVQKTEREQLEVWLDAQFGPMRQQECQAWGAYRGTLAETSTYGNGGNSQLVSIMCVGKSPSSPWDIAAAYGMRAAVSLATDPARPLQTLELTGIKAPAREDRWSLEERNILLWDGIATYRVTEDGTVQIEREVTMYQHNSYDTADPSYLDVQTVATLGYWRYAVNARITQKFPRHKLADDGTQYGDGQAIVTPSVIRAELLALFRELEQKGLVENADAFKEGLLVERNADDRNRLDVLAAPDLVNQFRIFAMLTRFIL, encoded by the coding sequence ATGGCAATCAGCTTTAACGGCATCGGCAACAACGTGCGCGTGCCGCTGACCTATATTGAGTTTGACAACTCCGGCGCTGTCCGAGGTACGCCTGTGATGGAGTGGCGCGTACTGCTCATGGGCCACCCCGAAACCGACAATACCGGTGAGACCCTCAAACCCGTGCTCATCACGAGCGCCGACCAGGCCGCCGGGCTGTGGGGCCGTGGCAGTCAGATTGCAAGCATGGCCCGCATGGCCCTGCGTAACGGCAGCATGCTGGAAATGTATTGCATGGCCGTGCCGGAAGATGCCGCAGCAGTAGCCGCAAAGGGCTTGGTCACGCTCACGGGCCAATGCACGGTCACTGGCGTTGTATCATTATATATAGGCGGCACACGGGTGCGGGCAAAGGCCGTGGCCGGGGAGACTCTGGCAACCACGGCAGCGCGCCTGGCAGCCGCCATCAACGCGGACGGCACCTTGCCCGTCACCGCCGTGGCGTCCGCTGACAATGCGGGCCTCATCAACCTGACTTGCCGCTGGAAGGGGGCAACGGGCAACGCCCTGGACGTGCGCCTCAACTACGCTTCCGAGGATGCACTGCCCACGGGCCTGCGCGCCAGCATCACTGCCATGTCTGGCGGCGCTGCCGATCCTGACATGGATCAAGTCGTCGCCAAGCTGGGCGACACATGGTGGAAGGCCCTGGTCACGCCCTGGGTGCAAAAAACCGAGCGCGAGCAGCTGGAAGTGTGGCTGGACGCGCAGTTTGGCCCCATGCGTCAGCAGGAGTGCCAGGCCTGGGGGGCGTATCGCGGTACGCTGGCGGAAACGTCCACATATGGCAACGGCGGCAACAGCCAGCTTGTGTCCATCATGTGCGTGGGCAAGTCGCCGTCATCGCCCTGGGACATTGCCGCAGCCTACGGTATGCGCGCCGCTGTCTCCTTGGCAACAGACCCGGCCCGCCCGTTGCAAACGCTGGAGCTGACGGGCATCAAAGCCCCCGCGCGCGAGGACCGCTGGAGCCTGGAGGAGCGCAATATCCTGCTCTGGGACGGCATCGCCACCTATCGCGTCACCGAGGACGGCACCGTGCAGATCGAGCGCGAAGTCACCATGTATCAGCACAACTCATATGACACGGCTGACCCGTCCTATCTAGACGTGCAGACCGTGGCCACGCTGGGTTACTGGCGCTACGCGGTCAATGCCCGCATCACGCAAAAATTCCCGCGCCATAAACTGGCGGACGATGGCACCCAATACGGCGATGGCCAGGCCATTGTTACGCCCTCGGTCATCCGTGCCGAGCTGCTGGCCCTCTTCCGCGAGCTGGAACAGAAGGGTCTGGTTGAAAATGCGGACGCCTTCAAGGAGGGGTTGTTGGTCGAGCGCAACGCGGATGACCGCAACCGCCTGGACGTGCTGGCCGCTCCCGATCTGGTCAACCAGTTCCGCATTTTTGCGATGCTTACGAGATTCATTCTGTAA
- a CDS encoding phage tail tube protein, translated as MPQITGKAIIKVDGNQWRTTDGCKLHPGGVEREPKVGGGKVHGYNEKTKAPELDASVYHTKDTDLTAINAIKNATVIFESDTGDRYLLRNAWVGSQEALDAENGTVGVKMSAESCERL; from the coding sequence ATGCCCCAGATTACTGGCAAGGCAATCATCAAGGTCGATGGCAACCAGTGGCGCACCACTGACGGCTGCAAACTCCACCCCGGTGGCGTGGAGCGCGAGCCAAAGGTCGGCGGCGGCAAGGTTCACGGCTACAACGAAAAAACCAAAGCCCCAGAACTGGATGCCTCGGTCTACCACACCAAGGACACAGACCTCACGGCCATCAACGCCATCAAAAACGCCACGGTTATCTTTGAGAGTGACACCGGCGACCGCTATTTACTGCGCAATGCGTGGGTCGGCTCGCAGGAAGCTCTGGACGCGGAAAACGGCACCGTCGGCGTCAAAATGTCTGCGGAATCCTGCGAGCGCCTGTAG
- a CDS encoding DUF2635 domain-containing protein yields the protein MYITPKAGLVVRNPATGEILPDAGAEIPPGPHKAYWLRRQLDGDVTITMTVPTQPAQAQPAKSKTSSTTEEGN from the coding sequence ATGTACATCACCCCCAAGGCAGGCCTGGTTGTCCGCAACCCCGCCACGGGCGAGATACTGCCCGACGCAGGTGCGGAAATCCCGCCCGGCCCCCACAAAGCCTACTGGCTGCGGCGGCAACTGGACGGAGACGTCACAATTACTATGACCGTCCCGACTCAGCCCGCCCAAGCCCAACCCGCAAAGTCCAAAACCTCCAGCACTACTGAGGAGGGCAACTAA
- a CDS encoding phage virion morphogenesis protein: MGATLELKIDERELKKLVERARQVLGRRPSFRPLLTAIGQEMVTSTQRRFETGIAPDGSRWVRSLAALREGRQTLIKTARLRDSNTYNVTSTDVEVGTNVEYAGVHQDGARTRPHTIAARRARALAIPGIGYRRKVNHPGSTIPARPFLGVSRQDETIIHNLTEDWMRKITARLNHA, encoded by the coding sequence ATGGGCGCAACCCTGGAACTCAAAATTGATGAGCGTGAGCTGAAAAAATTGGTTGAGCGCGCTCGCCAGGTTTTGGGGCGGCGGCCCAGCTTTCGCCCGCTCCTTACCGCCATCGGTCAGGAGATGGTCACCAGCACGCAGCGCAGGTTTGAGACAGGCATCGCGCCGGACGGCTCCAGGTGGGTGCGGTCGCTCGCCGCCCTGCGCGAGGGCAGGCAAACCCTTATCAAAACGGCGCGCCTGCGGGATTCCAACACCTATAACGTCACTTCCACAGATGTGGAAGTCGGCACCAACGTAGAGTACGCGGGCGTCCACCAGGACGGCGCACGAACCCGCCCGCACACCATTGCCGCCCGCCGGGCGCGGGCCTTGGCAATCCCTGGCATCGGCTACCGCCGCAAGGTCAATCACCCCGGAAGCACCATACCGGCCCGGCCCTTCCTGGGCGTCAGCAGGCAGGACGAAACCATCATCCACAACCTCACGGAGGACTGGATGCGCAAAATAACAGCGAGGCTCAACCATGCTTGA
- a CDS encoding phage minor head protein, producing the protein MIASSQVTDAGAPFVEAEEHFRRKLRVPVKTYRDLSGECHAKAFMIAGGTNDAMLADFQAAVQKALDTGTSIQKFRAQFDGIVQAHGWQYRGEPGWRSAVIFNTNMRTSYMAGKWQQAWDNREMMPYLRYVQVQRPTKRPEHSVWHGTILPLTDPFWNAHYPPNGWGCLCTAQSVSDARMDAEGWQVSNDVPTWPGDVPEEWAYNVGKAARVSTEVERGQWEPVITSRDHTYYKRPDAVPQDKPKAQLGPAASSRAQVVEAVQKMLGGSGGTLAGPDGITVGITTKSLGQHLALDRAPIIPLLPEIIADPYEVWLMPYRDKLTGRVELRRRYLKALQIAGADEAEAKAAYTWFIAEYRRGELWDVTLIQSSRQRELQKQRAGILLYGRAEK; encoded by the coding sequence ATGATCGCCAGCTCCCAAGTGACGGATGCGGGCGCTCCCTTTGTTGAGGCCGAGGAGCATTTCCGCCGCAAACTGCGCGTACCCGTCAAAACGTACCGCGATCTATCCGGGGAGTGCCACGCCAAGGCTTTTATGATCGCTGGGGGCACCAACGACGCCATGCTGGCCGATTTTCAGGCCGCAGTCCAAAAGGCTCTGGATACCGGCACGAGTATCCAAAAGTTCCGCGCCCAGTTTGACGGCATCGTGCAGGCCCACGGCTGGCAATACCGGGGAGAGCCAGGCTGGCGCAGCGCCGTCATTTTTAATACCAACATGCGCACGTCATACATGGCGGGCAAATGGCAGCAGGCCTGGGACAACCGCGAGATGATGCCCTACCTGCGTTATGTGCAGGTCCAGCGCCCCACCAAACGGCCAGAGCACTCGGTATGGCACGGCACAATACTGCCGCTCACAGATCCGTTCTGGAACGCGCATTACCCCCCCAACGGATGGGGCTGCCTTTGTACGGCCCAGAGCGTCAGTGATGCTCGTATGGATGCCGAGGGCTGGCAGGTGAGCAACGATGTGCCCACCTGGCCCGGCGATGTGCCGGAGGAATGGGCGTACAATGTTGGCAAGGCCGCGCGCGTGAGCACGGAGGTCGAGCGGGGCCAATGGGAGCCAGTCATCACCAGCCGCGACCACACCTATTACAAGCGCCCCGATGCCGTGCCGCAAGACAAGCCCAAGGCACAGCTTGGCCCCGCAGCCAGCAGCCGTGCTCAAGTTGTGGAGGCCGTGCAAAAAATGCTCGGTGGTTCCGGCGGCACCCTTGCCGGGCCGGACGGCATCACCGTGGGCATCACCACCAAGAGCCTGGGGCAGCACCTCGCACTTGATCGCGCGCCGATTATACCTCTGTTGCCCGAGATTATAGCTGATCCTTACGAGGTCTGGCTCATGCCCTATCGTGACAAATTGACGGGGCGCGTGGAGTTGCGGCGGCGCTACCTCAAGGCCCTGCAGATCGCTGGGGCGGATGAGGCAGAAGCCAAGGCGGCATATACGTGGTTTATCGCGGAGTACCGCCGGGGCGAACTGTGGGACGTAACCCTGATCCAGAGCAGCCGCCAGCGAGAGCTGCAGAAGCAGCGGGCGGGAATATTGCTGTACGGGCGGGCCGAAAAATAA